The genomic segment TCTCGGGCGACGCTGACGTGCTGGTTACCACAATGGTCTTGGTCGCATAGTCATCGGTGAGGAGACGAGCATCAAGAGGAATGCCCAACTGGTCGTCAACTACTACCCGCTTGGGAATAGGCCCTGTCTTGTCCAAAGGGGTTAGTGCAGGATCATCGGTGCGCACCGTGCCTGCTCCCACCAGCACTGCGTCGTACTGCGCACGCAACCTCCTCACGAAAGCACGTGCCTGCTCGCAAGAGATCCATTTAGAATGGCCGGTGGGTGTGGCGATCTTACCGTCAAGGCTCTGGGCGATCTTCAGCGCGACGAAAGGGAGACCTGTGGTGATGTACTTGACGTAGAACTCGTTGAGGCGTCTGCACTCCTCTTCTCGCACCCCCACGGTCACGGAGATGCCGCGCCTCTGCAGTGCCTCGATCCCCTTGCCGTTCACTAAGGGGTTAGGGTCACGCATCCCCACCACCACGCGCGCCACTCCCGCCTCCACGATTGCATCGACGCACGGGGGTGTCTTGCCATAGTGGGCACAAGGCTCAAGGGTCACGTAGAGGGTGGCGCCGTTGGCAGCGTCTCCCGCCTCGCTCAAGGCTACCACTTCGGCGTGCGGCCCCCCAAAC from the Calditrichota bacterium genome contains:
- the ribD gene encoding bifunctional diaminohydroxyphosphoribosylaminopyrimidine deaminase/5-amino-6-(5-phosphoribosylamino)uracil reductase RibD, with product MTAGSDESFMATALRLARKGLGFVSPNPLVGAVVVRGGRTIGRGYHARFGGPHAEVVALSEAGDAANGATLYVTLEPCAHYGKTPPCVDAIVEAGVARVVVGMRDPNPLVNGKGIEALQRRGISVTVGVREEECRRLNEFYVKYITTGLPFVALKIAQSLDGKIATPTGHSKWISCEQARAFVRRLRAQYDAVLVGAGTVRTDDPALTPLDKTGPIPKRVVVDDQLGIPLDARLLTDDYATKTIVVTSTSASPEKVRRIEERGAKVVGLETGEDGHIPFLKLWQKLGELQIASVLVEGGQQVFTEALLSGQTDRLLVFVAPKLLGRGLDAFGDLGVSNVNAAIELADVSLQKIGTTFLLTARPLLRRGSENVHRIG